Proteins from one Setaria italica strain Yugu1 chromosome V, Setaria_italica_v2.0, whole genome shotgun sequence genomic window:
- the LOC101763405 gene encoding protein LURP-one-related 8 has translation MAKVHPNVLPSPAERAAAAGEEEPTSLTVWRKSLLFNCRGFTVFDAKGDLAYRVDSYDDAEAEVVLMDPAGRPAFTVRRKRLSLSGEQWLIFAGEEARRPVYAVKRGGGGKSMARVAPQCAAGAPFEVEGSYGRRRCVVYDGERRAVAEVQPKEAVGTDVFRLVVQPGVDVSLAMAVVVALDQMFGRPSLLRSWSS, from the coding sequence ATGGCGAAGGTCCACCCCAACGtgctgccgtcgccggccgagagagccgcggcggcgggcgaggaggagccGACGTCGCTGACGGTGTGGCGCAAGTCGCTGCTGTTCAACTGCAGGGGGTTCACGGTGTTCGACGCCAAGGGCGACCTCGCCTACCGCGTCGACAGCTACGacgacgccgaggccgaggtCGTGCTCATggaccccgccggccgcccggcctTCACCGTGCGCCGCAAGCGCCTCAGCCTGTCTGGCGAGCAGTGGCTCATCTTCGCgggcgaggaggcgcggcggcccgTGTACGCCGtcaagcgcggcggcggcggcaagtccATGGCGCGCGTGGCGCCGCAGTGCGCCGCCGGGGCGCCCTTCGAGGTGGAGGGGTCctacgggcggcggcgctgcgtggTGTACGACGGCGAGCGCCGGGCCGTCGCCGAGGTGCAGCCCAAGGAGGCCGTCGGCACGGACGTGTTCCGGCTGGTGGTGCAGCCTGGCGTCGACGTGTCGCTCGCcatggccgtggtggtggcgctcGACCAGATGTTTGGGAGGCCGTCGCTCCTCAGGAGCTGGTCCTCGTAG
- the LOC101763813 gene encoding 2,3-bisphosphoglycerate-independent phosphoglycerate mutase → MASSGISWTLPDHPKLPKGKPVAVVVLDGWGEADADQYNCIHVAQTPVMDSLKNGAPEKWRLVKAHGTAVGLPSDDDMGNSEVGHNALGAGRIFAQGAKLVDKALASGKIYEGDGFNYIKESFENGTLHLIGLLSDGGVHSRLDQLQLLLKGASERGAKRIRVHILTDGRDVLDGSSVGFVETLENDLSQLRGKGIDAQIASGGGRMYVTMDRYENDWTVVKRGWDAQVLGEAPYKFKSALEAVKTLRAEPKANDQYLPPFVIVDDSGKAVGPVLDGDAVVTINFRADRMVMLAKALEYADFDKFDRVRVPKIRYAGMLQYDGELKLPNRYLVSPPEIERTSGEYLVKNGIRTFACSETVKFGHVTFFWNGNRSGYFDETKEEYVEIPSDSGITFNVAPKMKALEIAEKARDALLSGKFDQVRVNLPNGDMVGHTGDIEATVVACKAADEAVKMILDAVEQVGGIYLVTADHGNAEDMVKRNKAGKPLLDKSGGIQILTSHTLQPVPVAIGGPGLHPGVKFRTDIQTPGLANVAATVMNLHGFEAPADYETTLIEVADN, encoded by the exons ATGGCGAGCTCAGGAATTTCGTGGACGCTGCCGGACCACCCGAAGCTCCCCAAGGGGAAGCCTGTAGCCGTCGTCGTGCTGGATGGATGGGGCGAGGCCGACGCCGACCAGTACAATTGCATCCATGTCGCTCAGACGCCCGTCATGGATTCGCTCAAGAAT GGTGCTCCAGAGAAGTGGAGGCTAGTGAAGGCTCATGGAACCGCTGTGGGTCTCccatctgatgatgacatgggcAACAGTGAAGTTGGCCACAATGCTCTTGGAGCTGGTCGCATTTTCGCCCAAGG CGCTAAGCTTGTAGACAAAGCTCTTGCCTCTGGAAAAATTTATGAAGGAGATGGTttcaactacatcaaagaatCTTTTGAAAATGGTACCCTTCACCTTATTGGGCTGTTGAGTGATGGTGGTGTCCACTCCCGTCTTGACCAACTGCAG TTACTTCTAAAAGGTGCCAGTGAGAGGGGAGCAAAAAGAATTCGTGTTCACATTCTTACCGATGGGCGTGATGTTTTGGATGGCAGCAGTGTTGGTTTTGTAGAGACCCTAGAGAATGATCTTTCACAGCTTCGAGGGAAGGGTATCGATGCCCAGATTGCATCTGGTGGTGGACGGATGTATGTTACCATGGACCGCTATGAG AATGACTGGACTGTGGTTAAACGTGGGTGGGATGCCCAGGTGCTTGGAGAAGCACCCTACAAATTCAAAAGTGCACTTGAAGCAGTGAAAACACTGAGGGCAGAGCCTAAAGCTAATGATCAGTATTTGCCCCCATTTGTGATAGTTGATGACAGCGGCAAAGCTGTTGGGCCTGTATTGGATGGTGATGCAGTTGTCACTATCAACTTCCGTGCTGATCGCATGGTTATGCTTGCAAAAGCACTTGAGTATGCAGATTTTGACAAATTTGATCGTGTCCGTGTCCCAAAAATCCGGTATGCTGGGATGCTTCAGTATGATGGTGAGTTGAAGCTTCCAAACCGTTACCTTGTTTCTCCACCAGAGATAGAGAGGACATCTGGTGAATACTTGGTGAAGAATGGCATCCGCacctttgcttgcag TGAGACAGTGAAGTTCGGTCATGTCACATTTTTCTGGAACGGTAACCGTTCAGGATACTTTGATGAAACTAAGGAAGAGTATGTAGAAATTCCTAGTGACAGCGGTATTACATTCAATGTTGCACCCAAGATGAAGGCGCTTGAAATCGCAGAGAAAGCCAGGGATGCTCTCCTTAGTGGAAAGTTTGACCAG GTACGTGTCAACCTGCCAAATGGTGACATGGTGGGTCACACTGGTGATATTGAGGCCACTGTTGTTGCTTGCAAGGCAGCTGATGAAGCTGTTAAG ATGATTTTGGATGCTGTGGAGCAAGTTGGTGGTATTTACCTTGTCACTGCTGATCATGGAAATGCAGAGGACATGGTGAAAAGGAACAAAGCTGGCAAGCCGCTGCTCGACAAGAGTGGTGGTATCCAAATTCTCACCTCACACACCCTTCAGCCG GTCCCTGTCGCCATTGGAGGTCCTGGTCTGCACCCTGGAGTGAAGTTCCGGACTGACATCCAGACCCCTGGGCTTGCTAACGTTGCCGCCACTGTGATGAACCTCCATGGCTTTGAGGCCCCTGCTGACTACGAGACAACCCTCATTGAAGTTGCTGACAACTAA
- the LOC101764208 gene encoding protein PIN-LIKES 6 yields MMERSLLQALATAAQGGTSGTSVLSMLKYAVLPIAKVFTVCFMGFLMACKYVNILQPNGRKLLNGLVFSLLLPCLIFSQLGRAITIEKMLQWWYIPVNIVVGAVSGSLIGFVVASIIRPPYPYFKFTIIHIGIGNIGNIPLVLIAALCRDPSNPFGDSDKCNQDGNAYISFGQWVGAIIVYTYVFRMLAPPPGRTFDGSDDDELPVKASGENAVPELSKYPIPTSTHTSTVPEDEPLLAAEKVQKECATSVGSKIMGHVKCVIKFLKDKQLLQPPIIASAFAIVIGIVPFLKNFVLTDEAPLFFFTDSCLILGEAMIPCILLAVGGNLVDGPGEGSKRLGVRTTVAIIFARLVLVPLAGVGIFMVVDKLGFIPKDDKMFKFVVLLQHSMPTSVLSGAVANLRGCGKESAAILFWVHIFAVFSMAGWIIVYLSLLF; encoded by the exons ATGATGGAGAGGTCGCTGCTGCAGGCGCTGGCCACGGCGGCGCAGGGAGGCACCTCGGGGACTTCGGTACTGAGCATGCTCAAGTATGCTGTGCTGCCCATCGCCAAGGTGTTCACGGTCTGCTTCATGGGGTTCCTCATGGCCTGCAAGTACGTCAACATCCTCCAGCCCAACGGCCGCAAGCTTCTCAACGGG CTTGTGTTTTCGCTTCTGCTTCCTTGCCTTATATTTTCCCAACTGGGTAGAGCAATCACTATTGAGAAGATGTTACAGTG GTGGTATATTCCAGTAAATATTGTTGTAGGTGCAGTATCTGGCTCTTTGATTGGCTTTGTTGTGGCATCTATCATCCGACCCCCATATCCGTACTTCAAGTTCACCATTATCCATATAGGAATAG GAAATATTGGAAATATACCTCTGGTCCTCATTGCAGCGTTATGTCGGGATCCATCTAATCCGTTTGGTGACTCTGATAAATGCAACCAAGATGGAAATGCATATATCTCATTTGGTCAATGG GTTGGTGCTATTATTGTTTACACATATGTGTTCAGGATGCTTGCTCCACCACCAGGACGCACCTTTGATGGCTCTGATGACGATGAACTTCCAGTCAAGGCATCTGGAGAGAATGCGGTGCCCGAACTCAGCAAATATCCAATTCCAACAAGCACTCACACTAGCACTGTACCAGAGGATGAACCATTGTTAGCTGCTGAGAAAGTTCAAAAAGAATGTGCCACTTCTGTAGGATCAAAG ATAATGGGCCATGTTAAATGTGTGATTAAATTCCTGAAAGACAAGCAGCTTCTCCAGCCACCGATTATTGCATCT GCTTTTGCAATTGTCATTGGTATTGTCCCATTCCTGAAGAATTTTGTACTCACAGATGAAGCGCCTCTCTTCTTTTTCACAGACAGCTGCCTGATTCTTGG GGAAGCTATGATCCCATGCATTTTACTTGCTGTTGGGGGCAATCTCGTTGACG GTCCTGGTGAAGGAAGTAAGAGGCTTGGTGTGCGTACAACCGTTGCTATAATTTTTGCACGTTTGGTCTTGGTCCCTCTTGCTGGGGTTGGCATCTTCATGGTAGTTGATAAACTTGGTTTCATTCCCAAAGACGACAAAATGTTCAAGTTTGTCGTGCTACTGCAGCATTCTATGCCCACATCAGTGCTGTCAG gtgcTGTTGCGAACCTGAGAGGGTGTGGTAAAGAATCAGCTGCAATCTTGTTCTGGGTTCACATTTTTGCTGTGTTCTCCATGGCAGGATGGATCATTGTATATTTGAGCTTGCTCTTCTAA
- the LOC101764905 gene encoding uncharacterized protein LOC101764905, with amino-acid sequence MAKTSVEFCVISARGLGRRSSLLKPQWFSVAWVDPNSKYCTKVDASGSSDPSWGMKFSVSADEHDLSSLQRKALTVEVYRREPIFLREHLQGAAIVQMKEYFDKFANGDEHPGLIEETASFQLRRKKSDKAHGFVDISIRICKEEDVHAQFSGSHDGSKYPNQVGITLAIEDGPVYNYPALPSSHYRDHSEHNDLYGNTMPATPTTRSDPTPSGSHGYSNQPPLIPQTLPPPTTNPSYFSPPYPAARGQVPQNYINMPPRRFAGQNGPPNLGMGLGAGALAAGTLIFGENLLPGPSFGADLDSASLTLSSNAPF; translated from the exons ATGGCGAAAACGTCGGTTGAGTTCTGCGTGATCTCTGCACGCGGCCTGGGCCGCAGGTCGTCGCTGCTCAAACCGCAGTGGTTCTCCGTCGCATGGGTTGATCCCAACAGCAAGTACTGCACCAAGGTGGACGCGTCAGGGAGCTCCGATCCAAGCTGGGGCATGAAGTTCTCGGTCTCAGCTGACGAGCATGATCTGAGCAGCCTGCAGCGGAAGGCGCTGACGGTGGAAGTGTACAGGAGAGAGCCCATCTTCCTGAGGGAGCACCTCCAGGGAGCTGCCATCGTCCAGATGAAGGAGTACTTCGACAAATTTGCGAATGGCGATGAGCACCCGGGGCTTATTGAGGAGACTGCAAGCTTCCAGCTTAGGAGGAAGAAGTCAGACAAAGCTCATGGGTTTGTAGATATATCCATCCGAATCTGCAAGGAGGAAGATGTCCATGCTCAGTTTTCAG GCTCACATGACGGATCAAAGTATCCAAACCAGGTTGGGATCACATTAGCTATAGAAGATGGTCCAGTTTATAATTATCCAGCACTGCCTTCAAGCCATTATAGGGATCACAGTGAACATAATGATCTCTATGGCAACACCATGCCAGCAACCCCTACCACTCGGTCAGATCCAACACCATCAGGAAGTCATGGCTATAGCAATCAACCCCCACTGATCCCACAAACCCTGCCACCTCCCACTACAAACCCCAGTTACTTTTCCCCACCATATCCTGCTGCTAGGGGGCAAGTGCCGCAGAACTACATAAATATGCCACCAAGAAGGTTTGCAGGTCAGAATGGTCCGCCTAACCTGGGAATGGGGCTTGGAGCTGGAGCGCTGGCCGCTGGAACTCTGATATTTGGTGAAAATTTGTTGCCAGGACCAAGTTTTGGTGCTGATCTTGATAGTGCGAGCTTAACTTTATCTTCCAATGCACCATTCTAA
- the LOC101767235 gene encoding pentatricopeptide repeat-containing protein At3g14730: protein MSAALRVPLRAILSRAAPPTARLLLPLHAHLIVSGRLAASPAALTSLVSLYARAPAALHRPTIPLLLAPTDPLPCYNAALSLPHALALPLFRSLRLAHSPDAFSFPPLFSSAPSPPHLLALHGLALRCGLAHDLFCASALLRGCLRFGLADHAHRLFDELTDRDVVVWNAMVNGFAKLGCFDRATECFRKMREAGEVEISSFTVTGILSVCTATADLRGGGTVHGLLVKSGFDKEASVCNALIDLYGKCHQVDDATRVFESLGESDKDLFSWNSMLSALQYSADHVGTMSLFARMRRAALWPDAVTVAAVLPACAKTAALQVGRKVHGYIVTSGLACDGAMDVFACNALADMYAKSGGLDEARRVFDWTRQRDVASWNIMIDGYASHGRGQEALKLFHQMIEEGLVPDEVTLLGTLSACSHSGLVEEGKDFLKRMKEEFGLEPQLEHYACVTDMLGRAGWLDEARRVVQEAGDVGAGAWRTYLAACRMHGDKERAEEAARMLMMAEESGSGGWVLLANTYGWEGNFKELEEVRGEMKRQGVQKATPGCSWVEVG from the coding sequence ATGTCGGCGGCGCTGCGCGTTCCGCTCCGCGCTATCCTCTCCCGGGCGGCCCCTCCCAccgctcgcctcctcctcccgctccacgcGCACCTCATCGTGtccggccgcctcgccgcctcccccgccgcgctCACATCCCTCGTCTCCCTCTACGcgcgcgccccggccgcgcTGCACCGCCCCACTATCCCGCTCCTCCTGGCGCCCACCGACCCGCTCCCCTGCTACAACGCGGCGCTCTCGCTGCCCCACGCGCTGGCGCTCCCGCTCTTCCgcagcctccgcctcgcccactCCCCCGACGCGttctccttccctcccctctTCTCCTCGGCCCCTTCCCCGCCGCACCTACTCGCGCTCCACGGCCTCGCCCTCCGCTGCGGCCTCGCTCACGACCTCTTCTGCGCCAGCGCTCTGCTCCGGGGGTGCCTGAGGTTCGGCCTCGCCGACCACGCCCACCGCCTGTTCGACGAATTGACCGACCGGGATGTCGTCGTGTGGAACGCCATGGTCAATGGGTTCGCGAAGCTCGGGTGCTTTGACCGTGCCACGGAATGCTTCAGGAAGATGAGAGaggcgggcgaggtggagatcaGCAGCTTCACAGTCACCGGGATCCTATCGGTTTGTACCGCGACAGCAGATCTCAGGGGTGGGGGCACGGTTCATGGTTTGTTGGTGAAGTCAGGATTTGACAAGGAGGCATCGGTGTGTAATGCGTTGATAGATCTTTACGGGAAGTGCCATCAGGTGGACGATGCAACAAGGGTGTTTGAGTCACTAGGGGAGAGTGATAAGGATCTGTTCAGCTGGAACTCAATGCTGTCAGCACTGCAGTACTCGGCTGACCATGTGGGGACGATGAGTCTGTTTGCGAGGATGAGACGTGCTGCACTGTGGCCGGATGCAGTGACCGTTGCGGCTGTTCTCCCTGCATGCGCAAAGACTGCAGCCCTGCAGGTTGGGAGGAAGGTGCATGGGTACATCGTAACGAGCGGACTGGCCTGTGATGGTGCAATGGACGTGTTTGCTTGCAATGCACTGGCGGACATGTATGCGAAGAGTGGTGGTCTGGATGAGGCTCGTCGTGTGTTTGATTGGACACGACAACGGGATGTGGCATCATGGAACATTATGATCGATGGGTATGCATCACACGGGCGTGGGCAAGAGGCACTGAAGTTGTTTCACCAGATGATAGAAGAAGGCCTGGTGCCAGATGAGGTAACGTTGCTGGGAACATTGTCGGCTTGCAGCCATTCTGGGCTTGTCGAGGAAGGGAAGGATTTTCTAAAGAGGATGAAGGAGGAGTTTGGATTGGAGCCACAGCTGGAGCACTACGCATGTGTCACTGACATGCTTGGGCGAGCAGGGTGGTTGGATGAAGCGAGAAGGGTAGTACAAGAGGCTGGTGATGTGGGTGCTGGTGCGTGGCGGACATACCTTGCAGCATGCCGGATGCATGGTGATAAGGAGAGAGCAGAAGAGGCAGCTAGGATGCTGATGATGGCAGAGGAATCAGGGAGCGGGGGATGGGTTCTGCTTGCCAACACTTATGGTTGGGAGGGAAACTTTAAGGAACTTGAAGAGGTGAGAGGGGAGATGAAACGCCAAGGGGTGCAGAAGGCTACACCCGGTTGCAGCTGGGTAGAGGTAGGGTGA